A single window of Drosophila suzukii chromosome 3, CBGP_Dsuzu_IsoJpt1.0, whole genome shotgun sequence DNA harbors:
- the LOC108006155 gene encoding ATP synthase subunit b, mitochondrial produces MFSRPALRPLAVAAYRSASTLSARGAIKLPRPGNLRKDRLCFLPEDWLKGPVGIGVLAYVCSGDFCARGHEHSGLSLGIMEDDYYSSGLTLGIFAAFAVIKLLPVISKWADGEVQKNESGNVAESKVLLISAPQEKKILNEDNTN; encoded by the exons atgttcTCAAGACCAG CTCTTCGTCCTTTGGCTGTGGCCGCCTATCGTTCGGCCTCCACCCTTTCCGCCCGAGGAGCCATCAAGCTCCCAAGGCCTGGAAATCTcagaaaggatcgcctctgcTTTCTGCCCGAGGATTGGCTCAAAGGACCCGTGGGCATCGGAGTGTTAGCCTACGTCTGTTCCGGGGACTTCTGCGCCAGAGGGCACGAGCACAGCGGACTATCTCTTGGTATCATGGAAGATGATTACTACAGCAGTGGACTCACACTCGGTATCTTTGCCGCCTTTGCTGTAATAAAGCTGCTTCCAGTGATCTCCAAGTGGGCTGATGGCGAGGTCCAA AAAAACGAATCTGGCAACGTGGCTGAGTCAAAGGTCCTGTTAATATCGGCCCCGCAGGAGAAGAAGATCTTGAACGAGGACAATACCAATTAA
- the LOC108006152 gene encoding oxaloacetate tautomerase FAHD2A, mitochondrial — translation MSALMHLLRTYLPKWCLPRADRHAQKHLQHHIFRQLQTNHPTTALVAIKPTEQVLPKCRFMQYRRANEHLKRLGMVSEDGNKMVELSSVTCAASNMMDFIQQRYCMVSLLDSVQYMTVEDVDAVDLRLLPPIESPGKIIGIDCNYVDNCDEQHISIPREPSFHVKFATSITGALDNIKAHSLVKHIDYGCQLAVVMGKKCREVSTKEALNHVFGFMVVQDIVARDWNALLGGHSMDTFLPLGPTIVHRCHVPDINNLWIKTIVNGEERQTGNTRNMIFKIDFLIHRLSHYLTLCPGDIILTGTPAGAGAYRQPSCFLKPGDLIESEIQNLGRMCNKVVNPYS, via the coding sequence ATGAGTGCTCTAATGCACCTCCTTCGCACTTACTTACCCAAGTGGTGTCTTCCGCGTGCCGATCGTCACGCGCAGAAGCACCTGCAGCACCACATTTTCCGGCAGCTCCAGAcgaaccacccaaccaccgCACTGGTGGCCATCAAGCCCACTGAACAGGTGCTGCCCAAGTGCAGGTTCATGCAGTACCGGCGGGCCAATGAGCACCTGAAGCGATTGGGCATGGTCTCCGAGGATGGCAACAAGATGGTGGAGCTGTCGAGCGTCACCTGTGCGGCTTCCAATATGATGGACTTCATCCAGCAGAGGTACTGCATGGTCAGCCTGCTGGATAGCGTGCAATACATGACGGTCGAGGATGTGGACGCCGTGGATCTGCGCCTGCTGCCGCCCATCGAATCACCCGGCAAGATCATCGGCATCGACTGCAACTACGTGGACAACTGCGATGAGCAGCACATCTCCATACCCAGGGAACCGAGCTTCCATGTCAAGTTCGCCACCTCGATCACCGGCGCCTTGGACAACATCAAGGCCCACAGTTTGGTCAAACACATTGACTATGGCTGCCAGTTGGCCGTGGTCATGGGCAAAAAATGCCGGGAGGTCTCGACCAAAGAAGCCCTGAATCACGTGTTCGGATTCATGGTGGTCCAGGACATCGTGGCTCGTGATTGGAACGCCTTGCTCGGCGGTCACTCAATGGATACATTCCTTCCTTTGGGACCCACGATCGTTCACCGCTGTCATGTGCCCGACATCAATAACCTGTGGATCAAGACGATCGTCAATGGGGAGGAGCGCCAGACGGGCAACACCCGCAATATGATATTCAAGATCGACTTCCTTATTCACCGCCTATCCCACTACTTGACTCTCTGTCCGGGCGACATCATACTCACGGGCACGCCCGCCGGAGCGGGCGCCTATCGCCAACCGTCGTGCTTCTTGAAGCCCGGCGATCTTATTGAGAGCGAAATTCAAAATTTAGGCAGAATGTGCAATAAAGTCGTAAATCCCTATTCTTAA